The Nocardia sp. BMG111209 genome includes a window with the following:
- a CDS encoding protease pro-enzyme activation domain-containing protein → MNGTDLVALAGSERGVLHHVEQLGPVDPAASVEFTVVLRRRAELPAELVTGTATITADELAARYGADPIDLELVVSSLENAGARVHEQHAGSRRVSASAPVAVAQRLFGVELSAVRDIDPVGGEPAAYRMRSGLLYVPAAWAGVVTAVLGLDDRPQVRPNFRLPDDAQAARATAYTPPQLAAIYDFPPATGAGQTVAILEFGGGFDQQDIDDYFAELRIPAPKITSVGIDGQKNSNSADDDVSGEVTLDIQVLGAAAPGAAQVVYFAPWSDRGFLDAIATAAHANPAPVAMSISWGLSEERWTTQAMKSIDAAFADAAALGVTVCVSSGDDGSRSRDDSPGPHQAFPASSPHVLAVGGTTLSARPDTHAVDSETVWGGAGADNATGGGVSSVFPVPDWQSAVGVPSRNGRPGRGVPDVAADADPATGYIVRWRGSDQSIGGTSASAPLWAALISRITETVQRPIGLAQPVFYQGVAAGKPAPGFRDITQGSNGAYRAGAGWDPCTGLGVPRGNDLLEIVRRHLTTRT, encoded by the coding sequence ATGAACGGTACGGATCTCGTGGCACTGGCCGGTAGCGAGCGCGGCGTGCTCCACCACGTGGAGCAACTGGGACCGGTCGATCCCGCGGCATCGGTGGAATTCACCGTGGTGTTGCGCCGCCGGGCCGAACTACCCGCCGAGCTGGTGACCGGTACCGCGACGATCACAGCGGACGAACTGGCCGCCCGCTACGGCGCCGACCCGATCGACCTCGAGCTGGTGGTGTCCTCACTCGAGAATGCCGGCGCCCGGGTACACGAGCAGCACGCCGGTTCGCGGCGGGTGTCCGCGAGCGCGCCGGTCGCGGTGGCGCAGCGGTTGTTCGGGGTCGAGCTGTCCGCGGTACGCGACATCGATCCCGTCGGTGGCGAGCCGGCGGCGTACCGCATGCGCAGCGGGCTGCTGTACGTCCCGGCCGCCTGGGCGGGTGTCGTCACCGCGGTCCTCGGCCTGGACGACCGCCCGCAGGTGCGTCCGAATTTCCGGCTGCCCGACGATGCCCAGGCCGCCCGCGCCACCGCATACACCCCACCGCAACTGGCGGCGATCTACGACTTCCCGCCGGCCACCGGGGCGGGTCAGACCGTCGCGATCCTGGAGTTCGGCGGCGGATTCGATCAGCAGGATATCGACGACTATTTCGCCGAACTCCGGATCCCGGCACCGAAGATCACCTCGGTCGGTATCGACGGCCAGAAGAACAGCAACAGCGCCGACGACGACGTCTCCGGCGAGGTCACCCTCGACATCCAGGTGCTGGGTGCGGCGGCGCCCGGCGCGGCGCAGGTCGTGTACTTCGCACCGTGGTCGGACCGCGGTTTCCTCGACGCCATCGCGACGGCCGCGCACGCGAATCCCGCACCGGTGGCGATGAGCATCAGCTGGGGCCTGTCCGAGGAGCGCTGGACCACCCAGGCCATGAAATCCATCGACGCCGCCTTCGCCGACGCGGCCGCGCTCGGCGTCACCGTCTGTGTCTCGTCCGGCGACGACGGCAGCCGCTCCCGCGACGACAGCCCCGGCCCGCACCAGGCTTTCCCGGCCTCGAGCCCGCACGTGCTCGCCGTCGGCGGCACCACCCTGTCGGCCCGGCCCGACACCCACGCCGTCGACTCCGAAACCGTCTGGGGCGGAGCCGGTGCCGACAATGCCACCGGCGGCGGAGTGAGTTCGGTCTTCCCCGTTCCCGATTGGCAGTCCGCGGTAGGAGTCCCGTCGCGCAACGGCCGCCCGGGCCGCGGAGTACCGGACGTCGCCGCCGACGCCGACCCCGCCACCGGATACATCGTCCGCTGGCGAGGCAGCGACCAGAGCATCGGCGGCACCAGCGCGTCCGCCCCCCTGTGGGCCGCGCTGATCAGCCGCATCACCGAAACCGTGCAACGGCCGATCGGCCTGGCCCAGCCGGTGTTCTACCAGGGTGTCGCCGCCGGCAAACCGGCCCCCGGCTTCCGCGACATCACCCAGGGCAGCAACGGAGCCTACCGAGCCGGCGCGGGCTGGGACCCTTGCACCGGCCTCGGCGTCCCCCGCGGCAACGACCTGCTGGAGATCGTCCGCCGGCACCTGACCACCCGCACCTGA
- a CDS encoding CHAT domain-containing protein encodes MSFEPLLNQVTQRVVDFDRYGRAEIVLDDSAPAEAAALWEAARPLDPARPTRDDMRRLLMARRALGWLYAQRFTVVSGDAGLSDLARAVIYLAASADDPTAIPKSLRAVLGAFAQARDQITLATKLLRRAEVSSDHVVLLRAGVILFHAALATLPGDHPHRAAYLSNLGIAHMRLFERTGAPVDADRAIETLEQSIAITPADHPNRTAYLLNLGAASLCRFDAGGPMADADRAIELSRQALDATPVDHSDRAPALANLAGAYRARFQRSGATADLNGMIEADEQVVAAMPLDHPDRAAYLSNLGGEYGERFDRDAVAADLDRAVDALEQVATTPAGHPGYSTFLSNLGNACRRRFEHMGEPADLDRAIEVGRQAVAAMSPSHSERTRFLSNLADAYLTRYEQFGSVADLDETISLSRRSTDAFPLDHPGRVGSLSNLGNYYRMRFEQTGVAADLDRAIEIGEQVLTEAPPDASGLAGSRSNLGAAYMRRFERFRLEADLNRAIELGRQAVDAAPAGHSSRAVFLSNLGMAYQSQFERSGVAADLDEAIGTMKQAMDAASPEHPNRPELLSNLGNAYRERFERGGSVEDSDAAVDVLEQALAAAPPSHLNHAMFLSNLALAYYARLEATGQRIDRHVLHSLAGGLAVAVPSPVVFRARAGRMLGILANALNEPSLAVELLDAAVAQWPAVVPRESGWEDQEYRLGRDLGLVEETVAAHCAVDDPGGAVENAEWGRGVLFAAHVDARTDLVELERVLPELAGQLRAVRESLRLLPADDRIAGEIRGAATELVDDRRRWWSEHDRLLAEIRGHPRFERFLRPPRLTDLRPALAAGAVVVVNAARHRSDAIILDGDADPVGVRLPDLVRTDVVSRAMTLLRGSADNSLAGVLRWQRELPEILAWLWDTIVEPILHTAPALRGARQSLPRVWWMPTGTLGLFPLHAAGHLGRPGALDAMISSYTPTLRALAHARTRPPAVERRQLTVALQRTPGQPDLPGTVAEATHLHADHPDTVLLVDDTATVDRVLAALPEATWAHFACHAGVDLVAPSRSGLRLHNGNLSLPQISRLQLAHAELAYLSACSTAHAAVLHSDEFLHPASAFQSAGFRHVVGSLWPLSDLAAPAAATAFYRQLPSSPTADQAATALHRVIRTLRAEHPTRPDLWAGLIHSGP; translated from the coding sequence ATGTCGTTCGAGCCGTTGCTGAATCAGGTTACTCAGCGGGTGGTCGACTTCGACCGCTACGGTCGCGCCGAGATCGTGCTGGACGACTCGGCGCCGGCCGAGGCCGCGGCCCTGTGGGAAGCGGCGCGTCCGCTCGATCCCGCTCGGCCCACACGCGACGACATGCGACGCTTGCTGATGGCCCGTCGTGCGCTGGGATGGCTGTACGCCCAGCGCTTCACCGTCGTGTCCGGTGACGCCGGGCTGTCGGATCTGGCTCGGGCGGTCATATATCTGGCGGCATCGGCCGACGATCCGACGGCGATACCCAAGTCTTTGCGCGCGGTTCTGGGTGCTTTCGCGCAAGCCCGCGATCAGATCACCCTCGCGACGAAGTTGTTGCGGCGCGCCGAGGTCAGCTCCGATCACGTGGTACTGCTCCGGGCCGGCGTCATCCTGTTCCATGCTGCACTCGCTACACTGCCGGGCGATCATCCGCACCGAGCCGCGTACCTGTCGAACCTGGGCATCGCCCACATGCGACTGTTCGAGCGCACCGGTGCGCCCGTCGATGCGGACCGGGCGATCGAGACCCTGGAGCAATCGATCGCCATCACACCCGCAGATCACCCGAATCGAACGGCATATCTGCTGAATCTCGGCGCTGCCTCTCTGTGTCGGTTCGATGCGGGCGGGCCGATGGCCGATGCGGACCGAGCGATCGAGTTGAGCCGGCAGGCGCTCGACGCCACTCCCGTCGACCATTCCGACCGGGCGCCGGCCCTGGCGAACTTGGCCGGCGCCTACCGCGCGAGGTTTCAACGCAGCGGCGCGACAGCGGATCTGAACGGGATGATCGAGGCGGACGAGCAGGTGGTGGCGGCCATGCCTCTCGACCACCCCGATCGAGCGGCGTATCTGTCGAACCTCGGCGGTGAATACGGTGAGCGGTTCGACCGGGACGCAGTGGCCGCCGATTTGGACCGGGCCGTCGATGCTCTCGAACAGGTGGCGACGACGCCCGCCGGCCACCCCGGTTACTCGACATTTCTGTCGAACCTCGGGAACGCCTGTCGGAGACGATTCGAGCACATGGGAGAGCCGGCCGATCTGGACCGGGCGATCGAGGTCGGCCGCCAGGCAGTAGCGGCCATGTCACCCAGCCACTCCGAAAGGACAAGGTTCCTGTCGAACCTTGCAGATGCCTACCTGACGCGGTACGAGCAATTCGGGTCGGTGGCGGACCTGGACGAGACGATCAGCCTGTCGAGGAGATCGACGGACGCGTTTCCCCTGGACCACCCCGGTCGAGTCGGCAGTCTTTCGAATCTCGGCAACTACTATCGGATGCGGTTCGAGCAGACCGGCGTGGCGGCGGATCTGGACCGTGCGATCGAGATCGGCGAACAGGTGTTGACCGAGGCGCCTCCCGACGCCTCCGGTCTGGCCGGATCCCGGTCGAACCTCGGAGCCGCCTACATGCGGCGGTTCGAGCGATTTCGCCTGGAGGCCGACCTGAATCGGGCGATCGAACTGGGTCGGCAGGCGGTGGACGCCGCGCCCGCCGGCCACTCGAGCCGCGCCGTATTTCTGTCGAATCTGGGTATGGCCTATCAGTCGCAGTTCGAGCGGTCCGGGGTGGCAGCCGATCTGGACGAGGCCATCGGCACTATGAAGCAGGCGATGGATGCCGCGTCCCCCGAACACCCCAATCGTCCGGAGCTCCTGTCCAACCTGGGCAATGCCTACCGTGAGCGCTTCGAGCGGGGTGGGTCGGTGGAGGATTCGGATGCGGCTGTCGATGTGCTGGAGCAGGCACTTGCCGCGGCGCCCCCCAGTCATCTCAACCATGCGATGTTCCTGTCGAATCTCGCACTCGCGTATTACGCGCGCCTCGAGGCCACGGGACAGCGCATCGATCGGCACGTCCTCCACAGCTTGGCCGGAGGTCTGGCGGTGGCGGTGCCTTCTCCGGTGGTTTTCCGGGCGCGGGCAGGGCGGATGCTGGGAATACTGGCGAACGCGCTGAACGAGCCGTCGCTCGCGGTGGAATTGCTGGATGCGGCGGTGGCACAGTGGCCGGCGGTTGTCCCACGCGAGTCGGGATGGGAAGACCAGGAATACCGGCTCGGCCGAGATCTCGGTCTGGTGGAGGAGACGGTCGCCGCGCATTGCGCTGTCGACGACCCCGGGGGTGCGGTGGAGAACGCGGAGTGGGGGAGGGGTGTGCTGTTCGCAGCCCATGTGGACGCCCGGACCGATCTCGTCGAACTCGAACGCGTACTTCCCGAGCTGGCCGGACAGTTGCGAGCGGTGCGCGAATCGCTGCGCCTTCTGCCCGCCGACGACCGCATCGCGGGCGAGATACGTGGCGCGGCAACCGAACTCGTCGACGACCGCAGACGGTGGTGGAGCGAACACGACCGGCTGCTCGCCGAGATCCGCGGGCATCCTCGCTTCGAACGGTTCCTCCGGCCTCCTCGCCTGACCGATCTGCGACCCGCCCTCGCCGCGGGTGCCGTCGTCGTGGTCAATGCCGCACGGCACCGCAGTGACGCGATCATCCTCGACGGAGATGCCGATCCCGTCGGTGTCCGGTTGCCGGATCTGGTTCGCACCGACGTTGTCTCCCGAGCCATGACGCTGCTGCGCGGCAGTGCCGACAACAGCCTGGCCGGCGTCCTGCGGTGGCAGCGCGAGCTCCCCGAGATTCTTGCGTGGCTGTGGGACACGATCGTGGAGCCGATCCTGCACACCGCGCCGGCGCTGCGTGGCGCCCGACAGTCGCTGCCGCGGGTGTGGTGGATGCCGACCGGCACCCTCGGCCTGTTTCCGCTGCACGCCGCCGGCCATCTCGGCCGGCCCGGTGCCCTCGACGCGATGATCAGCTCCTATACCCCGACCCTGCGCGCGTTGGCGCACGCGCGCACCCGTCCGCCGGCTGTCGAGCGCCGCCAACTGACCGTGGCCCTCCAGCGCACCCCTGGCCAGCCGGACCTGCCCGGCACCGTCGCCGAGGCTACCCATCTGCACGCCGACCACCCGGACACAGTGCTCCTCGTCGACGACACCGCGACCGTCGATCGTGTCCTGGCCGCCCTCCCGGAGGCGACGTGGGCACACTTCGCCTGCCACGCCGGCGTCGATCTCGTCGCCCCCTCCCGAAGCGGGCTGCGCCTGCACAACGGGAATCTGTCGTTACCGCAGATCAGCCGACTTCAACTCGCCCACGCCGAGCTGGCCTACTTGTCGGCCTGCTCGACCGCACACGCCGCAGTCCTGCATTCCGACGAGTTCCTGCATCCTGCTTCCGCATTCCAGTCGGCGGGATTTCGGCATGTCGTCGGCAGCCTCTGGCCGCTGTCCGACCTCGCGGCCCCGGCCGCTGCCACCGCTTTCTACCGGCAGCTGCCGTCATCGCCAACGGCCGATCAGGCCGCGACCGCGCTACATCGCGTCATTCGAACCCTGCGAGCCGAGCATCCGACACGCCCTGATCTGTGGGCCGGGCTCATCCACAGTGGCCCATGA
- a CDS encoding VOC family protein yields the protein MAFTQIYVNLPVTDLEASKKVYTAMGATINPDFTGDTSAQLVFADAIVVQLMTREMFATFTKRDTADGPLEVINALAAGSRAEVDRLADAALAAGATEPREAQDMGWLYNRAVDDPDGHCWELLAYNPDALGDDTTTGQG from the coding sequence GTGGCATTCACGCAGATCTACGTCAACCTGCCGGTCACAGACCTGGAGGCGAGCAAGAAGGTGTACACGGCGATGGGCGCCACGATCAACCCGGACTTCACCGGGGACACCTCCGCTCAGCTGGTCTTCGCCGACGCGATCGTGGTGCAACTGATGACGCGCGAGATGTTCGCGACCTTCACCAAGCGAGACACCGCGGACGGTCCGCTCGAGGTGATCAACGCGCTGGCTGCCGGATCGCGTGCAGAAGTGGACCGCCTCGCCGACGCGGCGCTGGCCGCGGGGGCCACCGAACCACGGGAGGCCCAGGACATGGGCTGGTTGTACAACCGGGCGGTCGACGACCCGGACGGCCACTGCTGGGAACTGCTGGCCTACAACCCGGATGCCCTGGGCGACGACACCACGACCGGCCAGGGCTGA
- a CDS encoding pyridoxamine 5'-phosphate oxidase family protein — protein MSVVVAAEDLAGTLAGYNIAYLITVGDDARPHAVQVRPRLDADRIVVAAMGARTRRNAAERSTVTLLWPPPEPTGYTLLVDGTATVTDAGVEIAITHAVLHRAPADPVAPTGDDCGSDCRPVPLGAAAADHDSAIR, from the coding sequence ATGAGCGTCGTGGTGGCAGCGGAGGATCTCGCGGGGACCCTCGCCGGATACAACATCGCCTATCTGATCACCGTCGGTGACGATGCCCGGCCGCATGCGGTCCAGGTCCGTCCTCGGCTCGACGCCGATCGAATCGTGGTGGCGGCCATGGGGGCCCGGACTCGGCGCAATGCCGCCGAGCGGAGTACGGTCACGCTCTTGTGGCCGCCGCCGGAGCCGACCGGTTACACGCTGCTCGTGGACGGCACCGCCACGGTGACCGACGCCGGTGTCGAGATCGCGATCACCCATGCGGTACTGCACCGTGCCCCTGCGGATCCGGTTGCGCCGACCGGGGACGACTGCGGTAGCGACTGCCGTCCGGTTCCGCTGGGAGCAGCGGCAGCCGATCACGATTCCGCCATACGCTGA
- a CDS encoding serine/threonine-protein kinase has protein sequence MSGLGRPGWVLADRYLLIEKLGSGGFGTVWKARDQRLRVDVAVKEVLLPQAESSTEHAERVARAEREARNAARLRDHPNIVGVLDVVTDGVTPWIVMRLVSGRSLKERLDGDGPVDVAEATAVAGALLQALRAAHDAGVVHRDVKPGNILLAGGGEVLLTDFGTARHHSDHTLTAKETIIGSFEYMAPERIDGEGTPAGDLYSLGVTLYHAVEGVSPFRRDTIHGTMKAVMFGAAPPPARAGQLGRLITRLMDKEPELRPSISQALTLLTARTPAVLAPKSAGPAENSRLPGVGRRRGEVGQLLARARDHQKRGDIGEAERLLRQAAAMNDALSMSFLARLLENRGSRTEAEHWYRQAAESGETLSMLTLGHMCMKSGDLSQAAYWYRRYVDHGHILGKVHLATVHEAWGEDDLAEQLYREVERDGDMVALKALGDRWKSSGRTDAAKRVYHKSAQAGYAPAKAALASLSPRHPSR, from the coding sequence ATGTCGGGGCTGGGACGGCCAGGCTGGGTGCTCGCCGATCGCTATCTGTTGATCGAGAAGCTGGGCAGTGGGGGATTCGGGACCGTATGGAAAGCGCGTGATCAGCGGTTGCGGGTCGATGTCGCGGTGAAGGAAGTGCTGCTCCCGCAGGCCGAATCGAGTACGGAGCATGCCGAGCGGGTTGCGCGGGCCGAACGTGAGGCCCGCAATGCCGCCCGGCTGCGTGATCATCCGAATATCGTCGGTGTTCTCGATGTGGTCACCGACGGTGTGACGCCTTGGATCGTGATGCGGTTGGTGTCCGGCCGATCGTTGAAGGAGCGGCTCGATGGTGATGGGCCGGTGGACGTCGCGGAGGCCACCGCCGTCGCCGGCGCGTTGTTGCAGGCGCTGCGGGCCGCTCATGATGCGGGTGTGGTTCACCGGGATGTCAAGCCTGGCAATATTCTGCTCGCCGGCGGTGGTGAGGTGCTGCTCACCGATTTCGGGACCGCTCGCCATCATTCCGATCACACGCTGACCGCCAAGGAGACGATCATCGGGTCGTTCGAGTACATGGCGCCGGAACGTATCGACGGCGAGGGTACGCCGGCGGGTGATCTGTATTCCCTCGGTGTCACGCTCTATCACGCGGTGGAGGGAGTTTCGCCGTTTCGCCGCGACACCATTCACGGAACGATGAAGGCGGTGATGTTCGGTGCGGCTCCCCCGCCCGCGCGGGCCGGGCAACTCGGCCGGCTCATCACTCGGTTGATGGACAAAGAGCCGGAGTTGCGTCCTTCCATTTCTCAGGCGCTGACTTTGCTCACGGCCCGGACGCCGGCGGTTCTCGCTCCGAAATCGGCTGGGCCCGCGGAGAATTCACGATTACCGGGAGTGGGTCGTCGGCGTGGGGAGGTCGGTCAGTTACTGGCGCGGGCCCGCGATCATCAGAAGCGTGGCGATATCGGTGAAGCCGAACGATTACTTCGCCAGGCGGCTGCGATGAACGACGCGCTCTCCATGTCCTTCCTCGCGCGGCTTCTCGAAAACCGGGGTTCTCGCACCGAGGCCGAGCATTGGTATCGGCAGGCCGCTGAAAGTGGTGAAACGTTGTCGATGCTCACTCTGGGCCATATGTGTATGAAGTCGGGTGACCTGAGTCAGGCCGCCTACTGGTATCGGCGTTATGTCGACCACGGCCATATCCTCGGAAAAGTCCATCTGGCAACGGTTCACGAGGCCTGGGGTGAGGACGATCTGGCCGAACAGCTCTACCGTGAGGTGGAGCGGGACGGTGACATGGTCGCCCTGAAAGCCTTGGGCGACCGATGGAAGTCCTCGGGGCGTACGGATGCCGCCAAGCGCGTGTATCACAAGTCCGCCCAGGCCGGTTATGCCCCGGCGAAGGCAGCCCTCGCGAGCCTCAGCCCGCGTCATCCCTCGCGCTAG
- a CDS encoding helix-turn-helix domain-containing protein: MSLEQRPSDSPYVERVYRAGSVAGGVVPARMRSVANSNWELVVWRDRGKTHVSVRGPETGPTVVDLGPGTGETLGIIFRHGAFLAPLPVSTLVDSSVSSPHTTARSFVLQGEEWEIPAYDNADVFVDRLVRAGLLMRDPLVTDVLRGDVTTLVTPRSVQRRVAAATGLTQGAIRQIERARQAVLLLQQGMPAIEVAQRTGYHDQPHLARSLTRFTGRTASQLRRADGDEMLSLLYKTEVEVRP, from the coding sequence GTGAGCCTCGAGCAGCGCCCGTCCGATTCCCCGTATGTCGAGCGGGTCTATCGGGCTGGGTCGGTCGCCGGCGGGGTGGTGCCGGCGCGGATGCGGTCCGTGGCGAATTCGAACTGGGAACTCGTCGTGTGGCGCGACCGTGGGAAGACCCATGTGTCGGTTCGCGGCCCGGAGACCGGTCCTACGGTGGTGGATCTGGGGCCGGGTACGGGTGAAACACTCGGGATCATCTTCCGGCACGGTGCGTTTCTGGCGCCGCTGCCGGTATCGACGCTGGTCGACAGCTCGGTATCGAGTCCGCACACCACGGCCCGCTCGTTCGTGCTGCAGGGCGAGGAGTGGGAAATCCCGGCCTACGACAACGCCGACGTTTTCGTCGACCGTCTGGTCCGCGCCGGACTGCTGATGCGTGATCCGCTGGTCACCGATGTGCTCCGCGGTGACGTGACCACTCTGGTCACGCCACGGTCGGTGCAGCGGCGGGTGGCCGCGGCGACCGGGCTCACGCAGGGCGCGATCCGGCAGATCGAGCGGGCCAGACAGGCTGTGCTGCTGTTGCAGCAAGGGATGCCGGCGATCGAGGTCGCGCAGCGGACGGGGTACCACGACCAGCCGCACCTCGCGCGTTCGCTGACCCGGTTCACCGGCCGGACGGCCTCCCAGCTGCGGCGCGCCGACGGCGACGAGATGCTGTCGCTCCTGTACAAGACCGAGGTCGAGGTGCGTCCCTAG
- a CDS encoding chloramphenicol phosphotransferase CPT family protein, with the protein MRTDGRPGRVIFLNGTSSAGKTTLARAIQDESDTPIVYWGIDTLFGLVPPNWGGGRDGPLSRDGFWYDRTGGADGHPSVVIRYGDVGRRMLRSARIAAAAFAHGGDDLVIDEMLLTPDLLEKWMDALSGLEVLLVCVTCPLAVAEQRERGRRNPIGLARGHFRMVHDHGATYDMTVDSTEATPETLAGAVLRRQLAR; encoded by the coding sequence ATGCGGACCGATGGCCGCCCGGGCCGGGTGATCTTCCTCAACGGGACATCGAGTGCGGGCAAGACCACCCTCGCCCGAGCCATCCAGGACGAAAGCGATACCCCGATCGTCTATTGGGGTATCGACACGCTGTTCGGCCTGGTGCCGCCGAACTGGGGTGGGGGACGCGACGGTCCGCTCAGCCGCGACGGTTTCTGGTACGACCGTACGGGCGGCGCCGATGGGCACCCATCGGTGGTCATCCGGTACGGCGACGTCGGACGTCGGATGCTGCGGTCCGCCCGAATCGCGGCCGCCGCATTCGCGCACGGAGGCGACGACCTGGTCATCGACGAGATGCTGCTGACCCCGGATCTGCTGGAGAAGTGGATGGACGCGTTGTCCGGCCTGGAGGTGCTATTGGTGTGCGTCACATGCCCGCTCGCGGTTGCCGAACAGCGCGAACGCGGCCGCCGCAACCCGATCGGGCTCGCACGAGGACATTTCCGCATGGTTCACGATCACGGCGCCACCTACGACATGACCGTCGACAGCACCGAAGCAACGCCGGAAACACTGGCCGGAGCCGTACTCCGCAGGCAACTCGCCCGGTAG
- a CDS encoding FAD-dependent monooxygenase: protein MDGNRVGIIGGSIAGCAAATVLRRAGCEVTVFERSAGVLRDRGHGVSLSGEARAELVDEDLIDADLPAWPITERSWFARDGDTPLGRLLWQQPFSGIVHNWGMLWANLRDRVPGTDYRDGVRVSGIEPADDGVTVHMDGAAAEHFDLVVGADGYRSSVRAAVDPVAEPTSAGYVLWRGGYPVAELPQPVPDVLHQQTVTIAFPGGHALVMITPGEGGSRIYWGVYHQPAEPLPSDVDHLSAADLPGLDALLSQHFPPYWADVVGRTPRDATVVHPVLDIQTSSYTAQRIALLGDAATLARPHTGSGAVKAVQDALALGRLRREHGDWATVLAEYDAARRPAGTALVDLGRRIGEAQVTGTPPWMSMSPDDFSAWIQSVLSGRRLYLYDTPR, encoded by the coding sequence GTGGACGGGAATCGAGTCGGGATCATCGGGGGCAGCATCGCCGGGTGCGCGGCCGCCACGGTACTGCGGCGGGCGGGTTGTGAGGTCACGGTATTCGAGCGCAGCGCGGGGGTGTTGCGCGATCGCGGCCACGGGGTGAGCCTTTCCGGCGAAGCCCGCGCCGAGTTGGTGGACGAGGATCTGATCGATGCCGACCTGCCCGCGTGGCCGATCACCGAGCGGTCGTGGTTCGCTCGCGACGGGGATACGCCGCTCGGCCGATTGCTGTGGCAGCAGCCGTTTTCCGGGATCGTGCACAACTGGGGCATGCTGTGGGCGAATCTGCGGGATCGGGTTCCGGGCACCGATTACCGCGACGGTGTTCGAGTTTCCGGTATCGAGCCTGCCGACGACGGGGTCACCGTGCACATGGACGGCGCTGCGGCAGAGCATTTCGATCTCGTCGTCGGCGCCGACGGTTACCGGTCGTCGGTCCGGGCCGCGGTGGATCCGGTTGCGGAACCCACCTCCGCGGGCTATGTGCTGTGGCGCGGCGGATATCCGGTCGCCGAACTCCCTCAGCCGGTACCCGATGTGCTGCATCAGCAGACCGTGACGATTGCCTTCCCGGGCGGGCATGCCTTGGTGATGATCACTCCGGGTGAGGGCGGTTCGCGGATCTACTGGGGCGTCTATCATCAACCGGCCGAGCCGTTGCCGTCCGACGTCGACCATCTGTCGGCCGCGGATCTTCCCGGTCTGGATGCGCTGCTGTCGCAGCACTTTCCGCCGTATTGGGCCGATGTGGTCGGCCGGACGCCGCGCGACGCCACGGTCGTTCATCCGGTGCTCGACATCCAGACCTCCAGCTACACCGCGCAGCGGATCGCGCTGCTCGGCGACGCGGCCACGCTGGCGCGGCCGCATACCGGTAGCGGTGCGGTCAAAGCCGTGCAGGATGCTTTGGCGCTGGGCCGCCTGCGCCGCGAACACGGCGACTGGGCAACGGTTCTCGCCGAATACGACGCGGCGCGCCGCCCGGCGGGTACCGCACTCGTCGACCTCGGCCGCCGCATCGGCGAAGCGCAGGTGACCGGTACGCCGCCCTGGATGTCCATGAGCCCGGACGATTTCAGCGCGTGGATTCAGTCGGTACTCTCCGGCCGCCGTCTCTACCTCTACGACACCCCCCGCTGA